ATTTAAGTATAATGAATCATGCATTGCTCTTGCTGGGTGGTCTGAGGGCATGTTAAGTTTTTCAAAGTTGTAATAATCTGAAACGATTTCGCCTTCTTTTGATTCAAAATAACCATTTTGAATAAATCAATCTCTTAGTCGATTTTCAATGATAGTTATTGGGTGCAGTGAGCCAGTTGCATTAACCGGTTTAGTTACATCAATAAATGATTCATTTATTAATTTTTCGATTTTTTGGTTTTCTAGTTTTAGTTCAATTTCTTTAAATTTTGCCTCATATTCATTTTTTAGTTGGTTGATTTTTTGACCTTGTTGTTTTTTTTCTTCAATTGAGGCAGTTTTAAGTTTTTGTTGCAACTCAAAAATGTCGCCCTCTTTTGAAAATACTTTACTTTTGGCAATTTTTAAGTCTTCAAAACTCTTGATTTCTTCTCAAATTATTTTCATTATTTTTTACCTTTCCTTGTTTCGATACTTTTGTAATAATTAACAATTTTATCTATATCATTTCAATCAGGTTTGAAAAATTTTTCATTAACTTGTTTTGGCAAATAATTTTGATTAATTCAGTTGCCTTCATAATCATGAGGTCACTTATAACCAACACCATTACCAAGTTTGCTTGCTGATGAATAGTGTGCTTCTTTTAATATTTTTGGCACATCATAAACATTTCCTTGTTCAATGTATGATTGAACATTTTTCATTGCCTTATATGTGCTTGCACTTTTTGGACTCAATGCCATATAGCAAATTAAATAAAATATTGGTAAATTTGCCTCAGGAAATCCCAAGCGCTCAACTGCGTTAAGCGCTGCTTCAACACGAAGCGCTATATTTGGGTCTGCCAGTGCAATATCTTCATAAGCCACACAAGTTATGCGCCTAAAAAGCCCTTGATAATCGCCTGTTTTTAAAATTAAAGCCCCATAATAAAGCGAGGCATCAACATCAGAACCCCTTAACGATTTATGAAATGCTGAAAGATTATCATAATGTGCATCGCCATTCATGTCTGAATAAAAGTTGATGTTTGGTATTATTGTTTTTAAAAGTTGTTCATTTATTTCTTTGTCTTTTCCTAATAGAGCTAACATTTGTAAATTATTTAAGCAGAATCGATAATCGCCTGATGAATATTTAACAAGTTTTTCAATGTTGTCGTCATTTATTTTCAACTCGGGAAAGTAATTTTTAATTACATCTTTTATGCCTAAATACACTTGTTTTTCGTCTAATTTGTCAAATCGCAATATTTGCATTCTGCTTCTTAGAGCAGGGTTAACTCGAAAATATGGATTTTCGGTTGTTGTTGCATAAATAATTATTTTGTCAAATTCTAAATATGATAATAAAACATCTTGAACATTTTTAGTTAATCTGTGTATTTCGTCAATTATTATTATTTGATTATCTTGAAGTAACTCTAATAATCTATTTTTATTTTCAATACTTGCATTGAATAAGGCATATTTTAAATTCATTTCATTGGCTAGCGCACAAGCTGCTGATGTTTTACCAGTTCCTGACTCGCCATAAAATATAAAGCTTGTGGAAATTTTATTTTCTACAATTTTGCTCAATAATTTAACATTATTTTCTTGCCCTATAATTTGACTAAGAGTTTTTGGCCTTAATTCATTAGCTAAATTTTTCATATTAATATTTTAATAAATAAAGAATTTTTTTGTATAAAAATTATAAATTTTAATAATTCCTAAAAAAACCATTTGTAATTGAATTGGTAAGAGTTAATTTTCAATAAAATAATTAAAAAAAGCAAATGTGTTAACACTTGCATTTCTTTAATTATTTTTTAACATCTTCTTCAGTAAAGCCTTGGTCATTTTGTTGTTGCTGTTGCATTTGTTGAGCAATTAATTCAAATGCTTTATCGATTTCATCAAGTTTGGTTTTTAGTTCTGTGTAATTTTTATCATCTAGAAGTTTTTGAAGCTCAGCGATTTTTTCTTCAGTTTGTTTTGTTTGTTCTTCATTTATTTTGTCTTTATTTTCTTCAAGTGATTGTTTCATTTTTGCAATTAGAGTTTCGGCACGAACAATTGTTTGAATTTCTTCAGCGCGTTTTTCGTCTGCTTCTCTGTTTGCTTCGGCATCTTTAACCATTCTATCTATTTCAGCATCACTAATTTTTGATGAATTTTCAATAATTTTGCTTTCTTGTTTACCAGATTTAACATCTTTTGCAGAAACTGTTGTAATACCATTAGCATCAATTGTGAATGAAACTTCAATTTGAGGCACTCCTCTTGGGGCTGGATCAATTCCATTTAGGTCAAATGTACCTAGCGCTTTATTGTCTTTTGCTAATTTTCTTTCACCTTGAAGAATGTGAATTGTTACAGATGTTTGATTATCTGCTGCTGTTGTAAAGGTTTTTGTTCTTGTGGTAGGAATACGTGTATTTCTTTCGATTAATGGTGCAACAATTCCATGTTCTGTTTCAATACCCAATGTTAAAGGAGTAACATCAACAAGTAAAATATCATTAATATCACCCGCTAAAACAGCACCTTGAATAGCAGCTCCCATTGCCACAACTTCGTCAGGGTTAACTGATTTGTTTGGTTTTTTACCTAATTTTGTTTCAACTAATGTTTGAACAGCTGGCATTCTTGTTGAACCACCAACAAGTAAAACGTCACTAATATCAGCGATCGATAATTTAGCATCAGAAAGTGCTCTATCAATTGGTGATTTTGTTCTCTCTAATAAATGAGATGTCATTTGCTCAAATTCACTTCTTTTTAATGAAGCTTCAACGTTAATTGGTGCTTGTCCTTCAATAAAAATTAAGAAAGGAAGTGAAATATTTGCCATCATTGATGAAGAAAGGTCGATTTTTGCTTTTTCAGCCGCTTGTTTTAGGCGAGCCATCGCCATTTTATTTTCTCTAACATTGTAATTGTGATCTTTTTGAATTTTTTCAACTAGTCAATTAACTATTGCATTATCTCAGTCATCACCACCTAACTCATTATCACCGGCAGTTGATAGAACTTCGAATGTTCCATCAGCTAATTCCAAGATTGAAACGTCAAATGTTCCACCACCAAGGTCGAAAACTAAAACCTTTTTCTCTGAATCGGTTTTATCTAGACCAAAACTAAGTGCTGCTGCGGTAGGTTCGTTAATTATTCTTAATACTTCAAGACCAGCAATTTTACCTGCTAATTTGGTTGATTCACGTTGCGCGTTATTGAAATAAGCGGGAACAGTAATTACTGCTTTATCAACTTTGTGGCCAATTTTTTCTTCTGCATATTTTTTAAGGTTAGCTAATATCATTGCAGAAATTTCCTCTGGTTTATATTCTTTTCCATTAGCTTTTACTGTTTTATTTGTACCCATTAGTCTTTTAATTGAAGCAATAGTGTCTGGGTTTGTTTCGATTTGGTTCTTTGCATTTTCACCAACGATTGTTTCGCCATCTTTGAAAGAAACAACAGATGGAGTAGTTCTTTTACCATTTAAGTTTTCAAGTACAACGGGAGTTCCATTATCAACAATAGAAACAACTGAGTTTGTTGTACCTAAGTCTATACCAATAATAATTTCTTTTGCCATAATAATTCCTTTCGAATGTTTCGATATATAAGTTAATTTTACCATAATTTAGCACTCAAACAATTAAACTGCTAATTTTTTATTTTTTCGTTTTTTGCTTAAAATAAGTGTTATTAGTAAAAGTAGGTTATAAAAAATAATTCATATTAGTATAGTTTTATTAGAAATTTGCCAATCTGCAACAATATTTATTGATAAAAAGTTGGCAATATTAATTAATCAATCAAGGGCAAAATATATTCAATGTAAAAAATGTGGACTTCATCAAAGTAAAATTGAAAAAAGATAGATAAATTCAAAGATTAAAGCAAAGAAAAATGAATAAATAATTCCTATTAAATTAATTTGTTTATTGAATTTTATTGACCACGTAATCATAAAAATATACATAGCAACACTTATTATAAGTACTTTTAAAAACGTATTTTTTAATTTATAAACATTGAAAATTTTATTAATTAATATAGTAACAAGTGTTGCAGTGTATGACAAAATGAAACTTTCGCTAATTATATTATTAAAATTAATTGTAAAAGTAACCAAGGCACATAACGCGAGTGATTTAAAGCTATCTAAATTAAATTTTTTTCTAAAAATATAAAATAAATAGGCTCTAAGAACTGGAATGTAGCTTGAAAGTGTGCAAACATAGTAAAAAATAATTGAATTAGTTAATATATTTAATAGTTTATATGTAAATTTGTTTTTTATTTTTTTGATAAGTCCAAATAATAAATTGAATAATATATCAATGTGAAATCCTGAAATAACAAGTAGGTGCACTATGTTGATTTGGGCAGATTTTTTAAGTATATCTCTTGAATGAGTATTTTGACCAAAAACAATCATTTTTCAATATTTTTGGAATAATTCACTACCCCTAGAAGTTAAATTTTCAATCAAATTATAGAATGAATAATTGGCTGAATAAATCCGGGTTACTACTGCTTTATTTATTATATTTGTAACATTGTTTGCAATATGAAAATTATTTATATTTTCTAATGCGTCTATATTTCCTTTAATTTCAACGCTTTGACCAACCTGAAGTGGATTTGCTGTAACATATTTATTTAAATAAATCAAAAAATTATTATTTTTTACATTTACTATGGCATATTTTTCTCCTGCTTTAACCACATACGCTTTCATTTCATAATGGCCTAATTCAATTTGTTGAGGTTTATCAATATATTTTTTAATTAAATAAAAGCTTGCGATAATTAAAATAAAAATTATTTTTTTAGGAAAAAAAGCAAAAATAAATAGGCATTTTAATATGTATAAAAATATCCAAAAGTATTGAGTTTCGAGGTTTTTGGTCAATGATAAATGCAATATTAGCGGACTTAAAATAACTAATATGTTAGTTATATTATTAATATATTTTGTAATTTTTTTAGAGTTGCTTGGCCAACGCCTTTTAATGATTCTAATTGCTGTCACGTTATTGATTCATTATCTTTTCTTAGTTTTAATACTTTTTGCGCAGTTGATTTAGTTATTCCATATAAAGTTAATTGATTTATGTTATTTAATTCTTTTCACTTTAAAAATGCCCCTTTATTCAAGTCATAAGGGATATAGATTTCACTATTTTTTAATATTTTTGAATCAAAATCTAGTTTGCTTAAATTTGCATTGTGTTTAGGGCCTGCTCTTTTTAAAATTGAATACAATTTTTCGCCAAAATTAACCTCAAATTCACCTGGATTATTAACTGCACCAGATATTTTTATTTTCAAGGTTTTTGATTTATTTGCAGATTTTAAATATGTACCCCTTTGGTCCAAGGTTAAAGAAAGGGATATACTGAATAACCCAACTGCCAATAATCCGCCTAATATTCACACTTTTTTCTTCATCGCTAAAAATTATGCAACATAAGAAATTTTGCTCAAAAAAGGAAAAAAATATAAAAAAAGCCTTGATTTTACAAGGCTTTGGATTAGAAAATTAAAGTTTTGGCTAATCCTTTGTTAGTAAATACATATGATGTGTTGCCATTAAATACTACATCAACTAATTCTGGATAGTCTATAAATGGGTTTCGATTTTTTTGGTGTTTATAAATTCCATTATTTCTGTCTAAATCAAACTGTGAAATTGGGTCTAGATAGTGTCATTTAAGCATTGTTTTTAAGAAATTTTTATTGATTTTGTTGCCTGAATCAAAAAATCTTTGTGCTGAACGATTGTGTCTGATGCTTTTGTCTTTATAAGTTAGGGCAAAGTATAAAAATGCTCTTGCAATATCCCCTTTGAATTCATCATTTGGCTCAACAACTTGCTCGCCATCTTCAACTCCCGCACCAAGTTTTGTGCCATTGCTTGAAATTATTTTGCCATTTTTAACTTCGCCAAATGGAAGGTTGCCATGAAGTGCATTAACTTGTTTATCAGAAGGTCAAACATGGTGCGCGTCGTTTTTCATTGGCGCTGCTTTTTTAAATCATGACTGAGCAACTAAGTGCTCTCTGTTCATTCCTAAACCTTCTCTATTACCTGTATCTGAATATTTACCAAATTCAAAGTTATATTTGTCGTTTCCATTCGGAATTTCAGTGTATATGTCAAGAACGCTGCCATCATTTTCATAGTATTTATCTACAAATGAATCACGATATGTGGTGTGTAATTGATCATAACCACCAGTTTTGTTTCTATGGGCTTTTTGAATTTCAAAAAGAGCATCAATTAATTCCTGACCGCTTTTGCCTTCTAATGATGCATAAAAGTTGCTATTTGTATATTCAACTTGTTTTGCTTCATTGATTGATTTTGCAACAATTTTAGAGCTTTTTTCATGTTTTGGATTATTTTCAACATTGCTTATTGAAGTGGTGCCTTGGTCATTATTTGGATCTTGGTCTACTGGAAAATCGTCTTGATGGGTTTCAATTCCGTTTGGATTCTTTTCAAGTTTAAATACTGAAGTATAAACATTTTCGCTAACGTAAGGCGGTTTATTTTTGCCTTTGTATTTAGTAACTTTGTAATAAATGGTTAATTCGTTATCATTAATTTTAAAATCAATTAAATCATTTGTCTTTTTGTCGCCTTGTTTCATTGACTGGTTAGCATAATTGAATTTGCCTTGATCTCTAAGTCTAAAAATAAGCTTAGCGGCAGCTCATCCATCTTTGCCTTTTGGCTTTTCTGGTGCATAAACAATACCTCTTTTAGAGAAGGCAAAAAATAATTTATTTGTTTTTAAAATTTCAAGCACATTCCCTTCAAAGCCTTCAACAAGAATTAATCCTTGGTTTTGTTTTTCAGCTATTTCGGCAAATTTAGGGTCTTTGCTTCTTAAATTTGGCTCGCTTTGAATGGTGTGAGTTTTTGAAGGTTGCTTGATTTTATTAGTGTTTTGTCCATTTCCGCCAGTATTTGAAGAACCTGCATCATTTTGGGGATCTTTTTCTGGGGTTGTTACTTGTTTTTGAGGTTTTTTTGTTTGTTCAACTTTTTTACATGATATTGAAACAATGCTTGTTGAAATAACAGCAATGGGACTAATTGCCAGCATTAATTTAAATTTGTTCATTAATCTCCTAGGAATTTGAAATTTAAAAAATTCTTTCTTTAATTATATTAAAAAATCATTTAACTTATTTTTTGCACGTTTTAAAGCAGATTAATTGAATAAAAATAATGGAAATATTATGAAATAATAGTTGAATATAGGTGACATAAAACAGAAAATAAAAAACTCAGAGCACTGAGTTTGATTGATTATTTACCGTTTTTTGAAATTTCAACAAGGTTTGAAAATACTTTAGGTTCGTTGATTGCTAATTCTGAAAGCATTTTTCTGTTGATTGTAATGTTTGCTTTTTTAAGTCCGTTAATAAATTGTGAATATGAAACACCTTCTGCTCTAGTAGCAGCATTAATACGAGCGATTCATAGTTTTCTAAAGTTACGTTTTACTTGTTTACGGTCTCTAAATGCATATGTTCAAGATTTAACAACTGCTTGTTTAGCAACTTTGTAACCTATTGATTTGTGTCCAAAATATCCTTTAGCTAATTTTAGTCATTTTTTTCTTCTAGCTCTTGTAACTGTTCCGCCTTTAACTCTCATAATTTCCTTCTTCCTTTATTGTGAATTGTGAATAAAATCTATTAAAATAGACCTTTAAATCTTTTGATGTCAGATGCGTGCATTTGAACAGATTTACGTGCTTGACGTTTTTGTTTTGTGGTTTTATTTTGGGCTAGATGTGAACGGTATGCTTGCTCTCTTAAAACTTTACCTGTACCAGTAATTTTGATACGTTTTTTTAGAGCACTTTTTGTCTTCATTTTAGGCATATTGACTCCTTTATTCTTCGTCGTTTTCATCAGAATCTGACTCAGAATTGTTTTGTTCTGTATTTTTATCTACTATGTTCTGTATTTTTATCTACTATGTTGTTTTCCTTTTTATATTTAGCAACTTTAATTTTATTTGGTTGTAAATAAAAGTCAAGGAATTTACCGTTAATTAATGTTGCTTCTTTAGTGATTTCCGCTATATCTTCAAGTAAAGCATAGAATCTATTTAATGTGTCATGACCTAATTCTGGTCTAGCAGCTTCTCTACCACGGAATTTTAAACTAACTTTTAGTCTATCACCGTCAAGTAAAAATTCTCTAGCTTTTCTTGCTTTAGTTTTTAAATCATGTTCGCCAATCATAACTGTCAAACGAATTTGACGGTTTTGAATTACGGTTTGCTTTTCTTTAGCAGCTTTTTGTTTTTTCTTTCTTTCATACTTGAATTTGCCATAATCTAGAATTCT
The genomic region above belongs to Mycoplasmopsis bovigenitalium and contains:
- a CDS encoding AAA family ATPase; translated protein: MKNLANELRPKTLSQIIGQENNVKLLSKIVENKISTSFIFYGESGTGKTSAACALANEMNLKYALFNASIENKNRLLELLQDNQIIIIDEIHRLTKNVQDVLLSYLEFDKIIIYATTTENPYFRVNPALRSRMQILRFDKLDEKQVYLGIKDVIKNYFPELKINDDNIEKLVKYSSGDYRFCLNNLQMLALLGKDKEINEQLLKTIIPNINFYSDMNGDAHYDNLSAFHKSLRGSDVDASLYYGALILKTGDYQGLFRRITCVAYEDIALADPNIALRVEAALNAVERLGFPEANLPIFYLICYMALSPKSASTYKAMKNVQSYIEQGNVYDVPKILKEAHYSSASKLGNGVGYKWPHDYEGNWINQNYLPKQVNEKFFKPDWNDIDKIVNYYKSIETRKGKK
- the dnaK gene encoding molecular chaperone DnaK is translated as MAKEIIIGIDLGTTNSVVSIVDNGTPVVLENLNGKRTTPSVVSFKDGETIVGENAKNQIETNPDTIASIKRLMGTNKTVKANGKEYKPEEISAMILANLKKYAEEKIGHKVDKAVITVPAYFNNAQRESTKLAGKIAGLEVLRIINEPTAAALSFGLDKTDSEKKVLVFDLGGGTFDVSILELADGTFEVLSTAGDNELGGDDWDNAIVNWLVEKIQKDHNYNVRENKMAMARLKQAAEKAKIDLSSSMMANISLPFLIFIEGQAPINVEASLKRSEFEQMTSHLLERTKSPIDRALSDAKLSIADISDVLLVGGSTRMPAVQTLVETKLGKKPNKSVNPDEVVAMGAAIQGAVLAGDINDILLVDVTPLTLGIETEHGIVAPLIERNTRIPTTRTKTFTTAADNQTSVTIHILQGERKLAKDNKALGTFDLNGIDPAPRGVPQIEVSFTIDANGITTVSAKDVKSGKQESKIIENSSKISDAEIDRMVKDAEANREADEKRAEEIQTIVRAETLIAKMKQSLEENKDKINEEQTKQTEEKIAELQKLLDDKNYTELKTKLDEIDKAFELIAQQMQQQQQNDQGFTEEDVKK
- a CDS encoding MAG0480 family ComEC-like protein; amino-acid sequence: MTAIRIIKRRWPSNSKKITKYINNITNILVILSPLILHLSLTKNLETQYFWIFLYILKCLFIFAFFPKKIIFILIIASFYLIKKYIDKPQQIELGHYEMKAYVVKAGEKYAIVNVKNNNFLIYLNKYVTANPLQVGQSVEIKGNIDALENINNFHIANNVTNIINKAVVTRIYSANYSFYNLIENLTSRGSELFQKYWKMIVFGQNTHSRDILKKSAQINIVHLLVISGFHIDILFNLLFGLIKKIKNKFTYKLLNILTNSIIFYYVCTLSSYIPVLRAYLFYIFRKKFNLDSFKSLALCALVTFTINFNNIISESFILSYTATLVTILINKIFNVYKLKNTFLKVLIISVAMYIFMITWSIKFNKQINLIGIIYSFFFALIFEFIYLFSILLWWSPHFLHWIYFALDWLINIANFLSINIVADWQISNKTILIWIIFYNLLLLITLILSKKRKNKKLAV
- a CDS encoding MAG0490 family ComEA-like DNA-binding protein — its product is MKKKVWILGGLLAVGLFSISLSLTLDQRGTYLKSANKSKTLKIKISGAVNNPGEFEVNFGEKLYSILKRAGPKHNANLSKLDFDSKILKNSEIYIPYDLNKGAFLKWKELNNINQLTLYGITKSTAQKVLKLRKDNESITWQQLESLKGVGQATLKKLQNILII
- a CDS encoding endonuclease, giving the protein MNKFKLMLAISPIAVISTSIVSISCKKVEQTKKPQKQVTTPEKDPQNDAGSSNTGGNGQNTNKIKQPSKTHTIQSEPNLRSKDPKFAEIAEKQNQGLILVEGFEGNVLEILKTNKLFFAFSKRGIVYAPEKPKGKDGWAAAKLIFRLRDQGKFNYANQSMKQGDKKTNDLIDFKINDNELTIYYKVTKYKGKNKPPYVSENVYTSVFKLEKNPNGIETHQDDFPVDQDPNNDQGTTSISNVENNPKHEKSSKIVAKSINEAKQVEYTNSNFYASLEGKSGQELIDALFEIQKAHRNKTGGYDQLHTTYRDSFVDKYYENDGSVLDIYTEIPNGNDKYNFEFGKYSDTGNREGLGMNREHLVAQSWFKKAAPMKNDAHHVWPSDKQVNALHGNLPFGEVKNGKIISSNGTKLGAGVEDGEQVVEPNDEFKGDIARAFLYFALTYKDKSIRHNRSAQRFFDSGNKINKNFLKTMLKWHYLDPISQFDLDRNNGIYKHQKNRNPFIDYPELVDVVFNGNTSYVFTNKGLAKTLIF
- the rplT gene encoding 50S ribosomal protein L20; translation: MRVKGGTVTRARRKKWLKLAKGYFGHKSIGYKVAKQAVVKSWTYAFRDRKQVKRNFRKLWIARINAATRAEGVSYSQFINGLKKANITINRKMLSELAINEPKVFSNLVEISKNGK
- the rpmI gene encoding 50S ribosomal protein L35 is translated as MPKMKTKSALKKRIKITGTGKVLREQAYRSHLAQNKTTKQKRQARKSVQMHASDIKRFKGLF
- the infC gene encoding translation initiation factor IF-3, with protein sequence MINGNIPFSKVFLIGPEGDKIGVTPTREAIEIAREYRMDLVLISVEPKPIARILDYGKFKYERKKKQKAAKEKQTVIQNRQIRLTVMIGEHDLKTKARKAREFLLDGDRLKVSLKFRGREAARPELGHDTLNRFYALLEDIAEITKEATLINGKFLDFYLQPNKIKVAKYKKENNIVDKNTEHSR